A genomic window from Thiohalophilus sp. includes:
- a CDS encoding RNA polymerase sigma factor FliA has translation MSGVAIYAANQPRLHDDLVEQHAPLVKRIACHLINKLPASVQLEDLIQAGMIGLLEASRNYDETQGASFETYAGIRIRGSMLDEIRKNDWAPRSVHRKARMVAEAVREIENDQGRDARDVEIAESLDMSLEDYYKILQDNSYHKVLSFEDMGTGEDSMLDNMSDNAPGIIDGLQNEDMQRVVAEAIASLPERERLVMALYYDEELNLREIGAVMGVSESRVSQIHSQAVIRLQARMENRFKEA, from the coding sequence GTGAGTGGTGTGGCCATCTATGCCGCCAACCAGCCGCGGCTGCACGACGATCTGGTCGAGCAGCATGCGCCGCTGGTCAAGCGTATTGCCTGTCACCTGATCAACAAGCTGCCGGCCAGCGTCCAGCTCGAGGATCTGATCCAGGCGGGGATGATCGGCCTGCTCGAGGCCTCGCGCAATTACGACGAAACCCAGGGCGCCAGCTTCGAAACCTATGCCGGCATCCGCATTCGCGGCTCCATGCTGGATGAAATCCGCAAGAACGACTGGGCCCCGCGCTCGGTGCACCGCAAGGCCCGCATGGTGGCCGAGGCAGTGCGTGAGATCGAAAACGATCAGGGACGCGATGCCCGTGACGTGGAAATCGCCGAATCCCTGGATATGTCACTGGAGGATTATTACAAGATCCTGCAGGACAACAGCTATCACAAGGTCCTCAGTTTCGAGGATATGGGCACGGGCGAGGACTCGATGCTCGACAACATGTCGGACAACGCCCCGGGTATTATCGACGGCCTGCAGAACGAGGACATGCAGCGGGTGGTGGCCGAGGCGATCGCCAGCCTGCCCGAGCGCGAGCGGCTGGTGATGGCGCTCTATTACGATGAGGAACTCAATCTGCGCGAGATTGGTGCCGTGATGGGTGTCAGCGAATCGCGCGTCAGCCAGATCCACAGCCAGGCGGTCATTCGCCTGCAGGCACGCATGGAGAACCGCTTCAAAGAAGCGTGA
- a CDS encoding chemotaxis protein CheA, with protein MDDELLQDFLVEAGEILEQLNSQLISLEQAPDDKDLLNAVFRGFHTIKGGAGFLNIDPMVALCHRTEDIFNLLRNGERHVTQDLMDTVLPVLDVLNDQFARLQSGDELDAADPALLRALEHYTTPGDAPAPAAAPGAEPKPEAVAAAGDEDITDEEFEALLDALDKPGGGSSDKPAATDKSDGDEINDDEFEALLDDLHGKGQFKGAPAADSAADKPAAAAGGNEPQEPISQDEFEALLDDLHGKGQFKGGAADAGHSAAAPPAAGGAGGGGNTSAATSAAPEPEEPQSAAAMVAKAAAGNKERPAGETSVRVDTARLDEIMNMVGELVLVRNRISRLGEHAGDEELSKAVANLDLVTSDLQLSVMKTRMQPIKKVFGRFPRVVRDMARSLEKEIHLEMIGEETDLDKNLVEALADPLVHLVRNSVDHGIEMPDVREAAGKPREGTVALTASQEGDHILLVIEDDGGGMDPNKLRDKAVEKGVMDADAAARLDDNECFNLIFAPGFSTKDQISDISGRGVGMDVVKTKITQLNGSIEIDSAPGKGTRLSIKVPLTLAIMSTLMVRLKDQLFALPLVNVSEIFHLDLTKTNIMDGQQVIIVREKTLPLFYLKRWLVKGEANTPLPNEGHVVIVHMGNQKIGFVVDELIGQEEVVIKPLGALLQGIPGLAGATITGDGGIAIILDVPGLMKMYT; from the coding sequence ATGGATGATGAACTGTTACAAGATTTTCTGGTTGAGGCGGGCGAGATCCTGGAGCAACTCAACAGCCAGCTGATCAGCCTGGAGCAGGCCCCCGACGACAAGGACCTGCTCAATGCCGTGTTTCGCGGTTTTCATACCATCAAGGGCGGCGCCGGCTTTTTGAATATCGATCCGATGGTGGCGCTGTGTCATCGCACCGAGGATATCTTCAACCTGCTGCGTAACGGCGAGCGCCACGTGACCCAGGATCTGATGGATACCGTGTTGCCGGTACTGGATGTGCTCAACGATCAATTCGCAAGGCTGCAATCCGGCGACGAGCTGGATGCCGCCGATCCGGCCCTGTTGCGGGCCCTGGAACATTACACCACCCCGGGCGACGCTCCGGCCCCGGCGGCCGCGCCGGGCGCTGAACCGAAACCCGAAGCGGTGGCGGCCGCCGGCGATGAGGATATCACCGACGAGGAATTCGAGGCGCTGCTCGATGCCCTGGACAAGCCCGGGGGTGGCTCGAGCGACAAGCCGGCGGCGACCGATAAATCCGACGGCGACGAGATCAACGACGACGAATTCGAAGCGCTGCTGGACGACTTGCACGGCAAGGGACAGTTCAAGGGGGCGCCGGCGGCCGACAGTGCCGCGGACAAACCGGCCGCAGCGGCGGGCGGCAACGAACCGCAAGAGCCGATCAGCCAGGATGAATTCGAAGCGCTGCTGGACGACTTGCATGGCAAGGGGCAGTTCAAAGGGGGCGCGGCGGATGCCGGACACAGCGCTGCTGCGCCGCCCGCCGCCGGTGGCGCTGGCGGCGGCGGGAACACCTCTGCCGCAACCTCGGCGGCGCCGGAACCCGAAGAACCGCAGTCGGCTGCCGCCATGGTGGCCAAAGCCGCGGCCGGCAACAAGGAGCGCCCGGCCGGTGAGACTTCCGTGCGGGTGGATACCGCCCGTCTGGACGAGATCATGAATATGGTCGGTGAGCTGGTACTGGTGCGCAACCGGATCTCCCGTCTGGGCGAACATGCCGGTGACGAGGAACTGTCCAAGGCGGTCGCCAATCTGGACCTGGTGACTTCCGATCTGCAACTGTCGGTCATGAAGACCCGCATGCAGCCGATCAAAAAAGTCTTCGGACGTTTTCCGCGCGTGGTGCGGGATATGGCCCGCAGCCTGGAGAAGGAAATCCATCTGGAAATGATCGGTGAAGAAACCGATCTGGATAAAAACCTGGTTGAGGCACTGGCCGATCCGCTGGTGCACCTGGTGCGCAACTCGGTGGATCACGGTATTGAGATGCCGGATGTCCGCGAAGCGGCGGGTAAGCCCCGGGAAGGGACTGTCGCCCTGACGGCTTCCCAGGAAGGGGATCATATCCTGCTGGTGATTGAAGATGACGGCGGTGGTATGGATCCGAATAAGTTGCGCGACAAGGCCGTGGAAAAAGGTGTCATGGATGCCGATGCAGCCGCGCGTCTGGACGATAACGAATGTTTCAATCTGATTTTTGCGCCGGGTTTTTCCACCAAGGATCAGATTTCCGACATTTCCGGTCGCGGTGTCGGCATGGACGTGGTCAAGACCAAAATCACCCAGCTTAATGGCAGTATCGAGATCGATTCGGCACCCGGCAAGGGCACGCGCCTGAGTATCAAGGTGCCACTGACCCTGGCGATTATGTCGACCCTGATGGTCCGGCTCAAGGATCAGCTGTTTGCCCTGCCGCTGGTCAATGTCAGTGAAATCTTCCATCTGGATCTGACCAAGACCAACATCATGGATGGTCAACAGGTGATCATCGTGCGCGAAAAGACCCTGCCCCTGTTTTATCTCAAACGCTGGTTAGTCAAGGGTGAAGCCAACACGCCGCTGCCCAACGAAGGTCACGTGGTGATCGTGCATATGGGTAACCAGAAGATCGGCTTTGTGGTGGACGAACTGATCGGTCAGGAAGAAGTGGTTATCAAACCCCTCGGTGCCCTGTTGCAGGGGATTCCGGGACTGGCCGGAGCCACTATCACCGGCGATGGCGGCATTGCCATCATTCTCGATGTGCCGGGCCTGATGAAAATGTATACCTGA
- the flhF gene encoding flagellar biosynthesis protein FlhF produces MKIKRFQGTDMRTAIRQVRDTLGADAVILSNHKIPGGVEIVAAIDYDESLLDGPATGTGTGTGARQAEATSAAPEADTPPPRQSRQAAMDDIRFSRNIPDSDYTPAAPSAGVPAGRGRAQEPGHLWSQQPMIMEMQNELRSLRGMLVNQLSGLAWGQETRYHPLRARLLQRLLALGLSPNLARQVVAQCDEQQDFDFNWRKALGVVAHQLPTTDNDIVDRGGVVALVGPTGVGKTTSIAKLAARYTLRHGPQKVALITTDNYRVAAHEQLRSYARIMGVPMRVAADSQALDEALAEYRDKGLVLIDTAGMGQRDMALYAHLAALNTGGRVVQTYLTLATNSQRGVMNDVVNAFGQVPLSGLILTKLDETTSLGGALSVAIEQKLPPVYLSDGQRVPEDFHPARPHTLVSRSVVIMQQVAAGVKDDDISLVLGGMVAGANG; encoded by the coding sequence ATGAAAATCAAGCGCTTCCAGGGTACTGACATGCGCACGGCCATCCGCCAGGTGCGGGATACGCTCGGCGCCGATGCGGTGATTCTCTCCAACCACAAAATCCCCGGCGGCGTGGAGATCGTCGCGGCCATCGATTATGACGAATCATTGCTGGATGGCCCGGCCACCGGCACTGGCACCGGCACCGGCGCCAGGCAGGCAGAGGCCACCAGCGCCGCCCCCGAGGCGGACACGCCACCACCGCGCCAGTCCCGTCAGGCGGCGATGGATGACATCCGCTTCAGTCGCAATATTCCCGACAGCGATTATACCCCGGCCGCACCGAGCGCCGGTGTCCCGGCCGGCCGTGGCCGTGCGCAAGAGCCCGGCCATCTCTGGTCGCAGCAGCCGATGATCATGGAAATGCAAAACGAGCTGCGCTCCTTGCGCGGTATGCTGGTCAATCAGCTCTCCGGTCTGGCCTGGGGGCAGGAAACCCGCTATCACCCGCTGCGGGCCCGTCTGTTGCAACGTCTGCTGGCACTGGGGTTGAGTCCGAACCTGGCGCGCCAGGTCGTGGCCCAGTGTGACGAGCAACAGGATTTTGATTTCAACTGGCGCAAGGCTCTGGGCGTGGTGGCCCATCAGTTGCCCACGACCGATAATGACATTGTGGATCGCGGCGGGGTCGTGGCCCTGGTTGGCCCCACCGGCGTCGGCAAGACCACCTCCATCGCCAAGCTGGCGGCCCGCTATACGCTGCGTCACGGACCGCAAAAAGTGGCACTGATCACCACCGACAATTACCGCGTGGCGGCCCATGAACAGCTGCGCAGCTATGCCCGGATCATGGGCGTGCCGATGCGCGTGGCCGCCGACAGCCAGGCGCTGGATGAGGCGCTGGCCGAATATCGCGACAAGGGGCTGGTGCTGATCGATACCGCCGGCATGGGCCAGCGCGACATGGCCCTGTACGCGCATTTGGCCGCGCTCAACACCGGCGGGCGGGTGGTCCAGACCTACCTGACCCTGGCCACCAACAGCCAGCGCGGGGTCATGAACGATGTGGTCAATGCCTTCGGTCAGGTGCCGCTCAGCGGTCTGATCCTGACCAAACTGGACGAGACCACGAGTCTGGGCGGGGCGCTGTCGGTGGCTATAGAGCAGAAGCTGCCGCCGGTGTACCTCAGCGACGGGCAGCGGGTGCCCGAGGATTTCCATCCCGCCCGACCGCACACCCTGGTCAGCCGCAGCGTGGTGATCATGCAGCAGGTCGCGGCCGGGGTGAAAGACGATGACATCTCCCTGGTTCTGGGCGGCATGGTCGCCGGGGCCAACGGTTGA
- a CDS encoding protein phosphatase CheZ, with product MSDNNLINDDNIARVRDLLACMENKDEEGAREVVDDLTSIRESALYQEMGKLTRELHDAISAFGMDDRIADIAEHDIPDARERLNYVIQKTDEAANRTLEAVEESFPLCEEIENRAAELHEQWQRFTNRELSADEFRTLSKQLGDYLGSQGEKTGVLKSNLNNVLMAQDFQDLTGQIIKKVIKLVEEVEDNLVELIKLAGLPEHEEQPQKQASEKLAGPVVPGVDDTGDTVSGQDEVDDLLSSLGF from the coding sequence ATGTCGGATAATAATCTCATCAACGACGATAATATTGCCCGGGTCCGCGATCTGCTGGCCTGTATGGAAAACAAGGACGAAGAGGGGGCCCGCGAGGTGGTCGATGACCTGACCTCGATTCGTGAATCCGCGCTGTATCAGGAAATGGGCAAGCTCACCCGCGAGTTGCACGATGCCATCAGCGCTTTCGGCATGGACGATCGCATCGCCGATATCGCCGAGCACGATATCCCCGACGCACGCGAGCGACTCAACTATGTGATCCAGAAAACCGATGAAGCCGCCAACCGTACCCTGGAGGCGGTGGAAGAATCCTTTCCCCTGTGTGAAGAAATCGAAAATCGGGCCGCTGAGTTACATGAACAGTGGCAGAGATTTACCAATCGCGAACTGAGTGCCGACGAATTTCGTACCCTGAGCAAACAGTTGGGTGATTACCTGGGCAGCCAGGGGGAGAAAACCGGCGTACTGAAAAGTAACCTGAACAATGTACTGATGGCTCAGGACTTTCAGGATCTGACCGGACAGATCATCAAGAAAGTGATCAAGCTGGTGGAAGAGGTCGAAGACAACCTGGTTGAACTGATCAAGCTGGCCGGGTTGCCGGAACACGAAGAGCAACCGCAAAAACAGGCTAGCGAAAAACTGGCCGGGCCGGTGGTGCCGGGAGTCGACGATACCGGCGACACTGTCTCCGGTCAGGACGAAGTCGATGACCTGCTCTCCAGTCTCGGGTTTTAA
- a CDS encoding MinD/ParA family protein produces the protein MTQPNPVRVITVTSGKGGVGKTNVSLNLAMALSALEKDVTILDADLGLGNIDVLLGLHPRYNLSHVLRGERELDEILVQGPGRLSVIPASSGVQEMAELNTNQHAGLIRAFSELNHNIDVLLVDTAAGITDSVVSFSRAAQEVMVVVCDEPASITDAYALIKLLNREYGLFRFRILCNMVRSAQHGREVYDKIAKVTDRFLDIALDYVGYVPDDESVVKAIRKQRSVIEAYPRSKASQAYGTLAEKVDKWPLPETAGGHLEFFVERLIMGHEQEAEALT, from the coding sequence ATGACTCAACCCAATCCGGTCCGCGTTATCACCGTCACCAGTGGCAAGGGTGGCGTGGGCAAAACCAATGTGTCTCTCAACCTGGCGATGGCCCTGTCGGCGCTGGAAAAGGACGTCACCATTCTCGACGCCGATCTCGGCCTGGGCAATATCGATGTGCTGCTGGGTCTGCATCCGCGTTACAACCTGTCGCACGTCCTGCGCGGTGAGCGTGAGCTGGACGAGATCCTGGTGCAGGGCCCGGGGCGCCTGAGCGTGATTCCCGCCTCCTCGGGGGTGCAGGAGATGGCGGAACTGAACACCAATCAACACGCAGGATTAATCCGGGCTTTTAGTGAGTTGAACCACAATATTGATGTATTATTAGTGGATACTGCCGCTGGCATTACGGACAGCGTGGTCAGTTTTTCCCGGGCGGCGCAGGAAGTGATGGTGGTAGTGTGCGACGAGCCGGCCTCGATCACCGATGCGTATGCGCTGATCAAGCTGCTGAATCGGGAATACGGGCTGTTCCGATTCCGTATACTCTGTAATATGGTGCGCAGTGCCCAGCACGGGCGGGAAGTGTACGACAAGATTGCCAAGGTGACGGATCGATTTTTGGATATTGCGCTGGATTATGTTGGTTATGTCCCTGATGACGAGTCCGTGGTCAAGGCCATCCGCAAGCAGCGCTCGGTGATCGAGGCCTATCCGCGCAGCAAGGCGAGTCAGGCTTATGGCACTCTGGCGGAAAAAGTCGACAAGTGGCCGTTACCCGAGACGGCGGGGGGCCATCTGGAGTTTTTTGTGGAACGACTGATAATGGGACATGAGCAAGAGGCGGAGGCGCTGACGTGA
- the fliR gene encoding flagellar biosynthetic protein FliR, with product MVFTGSELTSLIGAFLWPLFRIGAMVMSAPVFGARYVPTRVRLLVALAVTALVVPLLPPQPPVELLSPMTLFIIGQQILIGMVMGVTLQLVFSAVVTGGQIVAMQMGLGFSLMVDPQNGAQAPVLSQFYMLMVLMVFLALNGHLVMIQVMVDSFQTMPIGPQGVTADSFWQVVSWGSLIFAGGLGMAIPAVASLLVVNFAFGIMTRSAPQLNIFAIGFPLTMLIGFALVLLTLPSVIPHSTGMFNDTYQLIRQLLSGGA from the coding sequence ATGGTTTTCACCGGCAGCGAACTTACCAGTCTGATCGGCGCCTTCCTGTGGCCGCTGTTTCGTATTGGCGCGATGGTGATGTCCGCACCGGTGTTCGGTGCCCGGTATGTTCCGACCCGGGTACGACTGTTGGTCGCTCTGGCGGTGACGGCGCTGGTCGTGCCCCTGCTGCCGCCGCAACCGCCGGTGGAACTGCTCAGTCCGATGACGCTGTTCATTATCGGTCAGCAGATACTCATTGGTATGGTCATGGGGGTTACCCTGCAGCTGGTGTTCAGCGCCGTGGTGACCGGCGGTCAGATCGTTGCCATGCAGATGGGGCTGGGATTTTCCCTGATGGTGGATCCGCAAAACGGCGCCCAGGCCCCGGTACTCAGCCAGTTTTACATGCTGATGGTGTTAATGGTGTTTCTGGCGCTCAATGGGCATCTGGTAATGATCCAGGTGATGGTCGACAGCTTTCAGACCATGCCTATCGGTCCGCAGGGGGTGACGGCGGACAGCTTCTGGCAGGTGGTGAGCTGGGGCAGCCTGATTTTCGCCGGGGGCCTGGGTATGGCGATCCCGGCGGTGGCCTCGCTGCTGGTGGTTAACTTTGCTTTCGGCATCATGACACGCTCGGCGCCGCAGCTGAATATTTTCGCCATCGGTTTTCCGCTGACCATGTTGATTGGTTTTGCGCTGGTTCTGTTGACGCTGCCCAGTGTGATCCCGCACAGCACAGGTATGTTTAACGACACCTATCAATTGATCCGGCAACTGCTGAGCGGAGGCGCCTGA
- the cheY gene encoding chemotaxis response regulator CheY, whose protein sequence is MDKNMKILVVDDFSTMRRIIKNLLRDLGFTNTEEADDGTTALPMLQSNHYDLLITDWNMPGMQGIELLRKVREDENLAQIPVLMVTAEQKREQIVEAAQAGVNGYIVKPFTAQTLKEKLDKIFERIEG, encoded by the coding sequence GTGGACAAAAATATGAAGATCCTCGTTGTGGATGATTTTTCCACCATGCGACGAATCATCAAGAACCTGTTACGGGATCTGGGTTTTACCAATACCGAGGAAGCCGATGACGGCACCACGGCACTGCCGATGCTGCAATCGAATCATTACGATCTGTTGATTACCGACTGGAACATGCCCGGTATGCAAGGTATTGAACTGCTCAGGAAGGTTCGTGAAGACGAGAACCTGGCGCAAATCCCGGTATTGATGGTGACCGCCGAACAGAAACGTGAACAGATTGTCGAGGCTGCCCAGGCCGGGGTTAATGGTTATATCGTGAAACCGTTTACCGCCCAGACACTCAAGGAAAAACTCGACAAGATCTTCGAGCGCATCGAAGGCTGA
- the flhA gene encoding flagellar biosynthesis protein FlhA: MAESSSAVVSSLRQFSRQGLGAPILLILMMAMIVVPLAPLMLDALFSFNISLALVVMLVTVYTLRPLDFALFPTVLLVTTLLRLALNVASTRVVLLEGHTGTDAAGQVIKAFGEFVVGGNYAVGIVVFAILVIINFVVITKGATRISEVSARFTLDAMPGKQMAIDADLNAGLIDQDTARARRQEISDEAEFYGSMDGASKFVRGDAVAGILILIISIVGGLIIGTAQHGLSFSEAARYYTLLTIGDGLVAQIPALLLSSAAGIIITRVSASQNMGQQVIHQLFDNPRSLAVTAAILGLMGVIPGMPNVAFLTLALISGGLAWWMQRRHREQAEEAESAAPGPSAAQPEVKELTWEDVTPVDPIGLEVGYRLIPLVDKDQGGQLMQRIKGVRKKLTQDLGFLIPPVHIRDNLELTPTTYRITLMGVTVGEADVYPEKEMAINPGQVFGTIEGIDTTDPAFGLDALWIDPAQRDQAQTMGYTVVDANTVIATHLSQLLQTHAGQLLGHEEVQHLLDKLAASTPKLVENLVPDTLSLGVVVKVLQNLLNEGIPLRDIRTIAETLAEHGGRTQDPDVLTAAVREALGRMIVQQINGMQAELPVITLDPKLEQILQQSIQSAEGSTAGVEPGLAERLHQALSETAQKQEIAGEPAVLLVSATIRTMLARFVRHSIPSLQVLSYNEIPSDKQIRIVATVGQ, translated from the coding sequence ATGGCCGAGTCCAGCAGTGCGGTAGTCAGTTCATTACGTCAGTTCAGCCGGCAGGGTCTGGGTGCGCCGATCCTGCTGATCCTGATGATGGCCATGATTGTGGTGCCGCTGGCGCCGCTCATGCTCGATGCGCTGTTCAGCTTCAATATTTCGCTGGCGCTGGTGGTCATGCTGGTGACGGTCTATACCCTGCGGCCTCTCGACTTTGCTCTGTTTCCCACGGTGTTGCTGGTGACCACATTGTTGCGTCTGGCGTTGAATGTGGCGTCCACCCGCGTGGTGCTGCTCGAGGGACATACCGGGACCGACGCGGCGGGGCAGGTGATCAAGGCCTTTGGTGAATTCGTGGTCGGCGGTAATTACGCGGTGGGGATCGTGGTCTTCGCGATTCTGGTGATTATCAACTTCGTGGTCATCACCAAGGGCGCCACCCGTATCTCGGAAGTCAGCGCCCGCTTTACCCTGGATGCGATGCCGGGCAAACAGATGGCCATCGATGCCGATCTCAATGCCGGGTTGATCGATCAGGATACGGCCCGGGCCCGGCGCCAGGAGATCAGCGACGAGGCCGAGTTTTACGGGTCCATGGACGGTGCCAGCAAGTTCGTGCGCGGTGATGCGGTCGCCGGGATTTTGATCCTGATCATCAGTATCGTCGGCGGCCTGATCATTGGCACGGCCCAGCATGGTCTGTCCTTCTCCGAGGCGGCGCGCTATTACACCCTGCTGACCATCGGGGATGGCCTGGTCGCACAGATTCCGGCGCTGTTATTGTCCTCTGCCGCCGGTATCATTATCACCCGGGTGTCGGCGTCCCAGAATATGGGCCAGCAGGTGATTCACCAGTTGTTTGACAACCCCCGTTCGCTGGCGGTGACTGCGGCGATTCTCGGCCTGATGGGCGTGATTCCCGGGATGCCGAACGTCGCCTTTTTGACGCTGGCGCTGATCAGTGGCGGCCTGGCCTGGTGGATGCAGCGTCGTCATCGGGAACAGGCCGAAGAAGCCGAATCGGCCGCCCCCGGTCCCAGCGCCGCCCAGCCCGAGGTCAAGGAGTTGACCTGGGAGGATGTCACCCCGGTCGATCCCATCGGCCTGGAAGTGGGCTATCGCCTGATCCCGCTGGTGGACAAGGATCAGGGCGGACAGCTGATGCAGCGGATCAAGGGGGTGCGCAAGAAGCTCACCCAGGATCTGGGCTTTTTGATTCCGCCAGTGCATATTCGCGATAACCTGGAGCTGACCCCCACCACCTATCGCATCACCCTGATGGGCGTGACCGTCGGCGAGGCGGATGTCTACCCGGAGAAGGAGATGGCCATCAATCCCGGCCAGGTGTTCGGTACTATCGAGGGGATCGACACCACCGATCCGGCCTTTGGCCTGGATGCGCTGTGGATCGATCCCGCCCAGCGGGACCAGGCCCAGACCATGGGTTACACCGTGGTCGATGCCAACACGGTGATCGCCACTCACCTGAGTCAGCTGCTGCAGACCCATGCCGGTCAGTTGCTGGGGCACGAGGAGGTCCAGCATCTGCTCGACAAGCTGGCGGCCAGTACCCCGAAACTGGTCGAGAACCTGGTGCCCGATACACTCTCGCTCGGGGTGGTGGTCAAGGTGCTGCAGAACCTGCTCAACGAGGGCATCCCGCTGCGGGATATTCGCACGATCGCCGAAACTCTGGCGGAACACGGTGGCCGCACGCAGGATCCCGACGTCCTGACGGCGGCCGTGCGCGAGGCGCTGGGACGCATGATTGTCCAGCAAATCAACGGGATGCAGGCGGAGCTGCCGGTGATCACCCTGGATCCCAAACTGGAACAGATATTGCAACAGTCTATTCAGAGTGCCGAAGGTTCGACGGCCGGCGTGGAGCCGGGTCTGGCCGAGCGGTTGCATCAGGCGCTGAGCGAAACCGCCCAGAAGCAGGAGATCGCCGGCGAACCGGCCGTGCTGCTGGTCTCGGCGACCATCCGGACCATGCTGGCCCGGTTTGTCCGTCACAGCATTCCGTCGCTGCAGGTGCTCTCGTATAACGAAATACCGAGCGACAAACAGATTCGTATCGTTGCCACGGTCGGCCAGTAA
- the flhB gene encoding flagellar biosynthesis protein FlhB yields MAEDTGQERTQEATPHRKQQAREKGQVASSRELNTMLVMLISGMAVLLLGPGAIDDMLELIGRHLDISRQVIFDPMAMPRQFESAMLEALWILAPFFIIVVIAAVAGPILMGSVVLSPESIAFKWEKIDPIKGLKRIFAWRGLMELVKALVKFILIASVAIAFLYVQADTYLGLGGEPVMQAIPHAGYLLIGAFLIIGSALILIAAVDVPFQIWDHHRQLKMTFQEVKDENKDTEGNPDVRGRARRMQREMAQHRMMAAVPEADVVVTNPSHFSVALKYDPKNMGAPVLVAKGADLIAMQIRTVARENNVILVQAPPLARALFHTTELEQEIPSGLYLAVAQVLAYVFQLRRDRKGYTTREHKMNDLPIPDDFKFD; encoded by the coding sequence ATGGCGGAAGATACCGGTCAGGAACGTACCCAGGAGGCGACCCCGCACCGCAAACAGCAGGCGCGGGAGAAAGGCCAGGTCGCTTCCTCTCGTGAACTCAATACCATGCTGGTGATGTTGATCTCCGGCATGGCGGTATTATTACTTGGGCCCGGCGCAATCGACGACATGCTGGAGCTGATCGGTCGGCATCTGGATATCAGTCGCCAGGTGATATTCGATCCCATGGCCATGCCGCGTCAGTTTGAAAGCGCGATGCTCGAAGCGCTGTGGATTCTGGCACCGTTTTTTATCATCGTGGTGATTGCCGCCGTGGCCGGGCCGATTTTGATGGGCAGTGTGGTTCTCAGTCCCGAATCGATCGCCTTCAAGTGGGAGAAGATCGATCCCATCAAGGGCCTCAAACGGATCTTCGCCTGGCGCGGGTTGATGGAGCTGGTCAAGGCACTGGTCAAGTTTATTCTCATCGCCTCGGTGGCTATCGCCTTTTTGTATGTCCAGGCCGATACCTATCTGGGCCTGGGCGGCGAGCCGGTGATGCAGGCGATTCCGCACGCCGGCTATCTGTTGATCGGGGCGTTTTTGATCATCGGCTCGGCACTGATTCTGATCGCGGCGGTGGATGTGCCGTTTCAGATATGGGATCACCATCGTCAGTTGAAGATGACCTTCCAGGAGGTCAAGGATGAGAACAAGGACACCGAGGGGAACCCCGATGTGCGCGGTCGTGCACGGCGCATGCAACGGGAGATGGCCCAGCACCGGATGATGGCGGCGGTGCCCGAGGCCGATGTGGTGGTCACCAACCCGAGCCATTTCTCGGTCGCGCTGAAATACGATCCCAAAAACATGGGCGCACCGGTCCTGGTCGCCAAGGGAGCGGATCTGATTGCCATGCAGATCCGCACCGTGGCGCGCGAGAACAATGTCATTCTGGTTCAGGCACCGCCGCTGGCGCGTGCGCTGTTCCATACCACCGAGCTGGAACAGGAAATTCCCTCGGGGCTTTATCTGGCGGTCGCACAGGTGCTGGCGTATGTCTTCCAGCTGCGGCGTGATCGCAAGGGCTATACCACCCGGGAACACAAGATGAACGATTTGCCGATTCCCGACGACTTCAAGTTCGATTAA